The following coding sequences are from one Methanosarcina sp. WWM596 window:
- the cbiT gene encoding precorrin-6Y C5,15-methyltransferase (decarboxylating) subunit CbiT codes for MSEIVSVSGGPTKPEIIAVSLSKLGLKDGDRFADIGCGTGSVSIEAARITRNLTIYAIDARKEALFATEANFKNFKIENARILAGEASDLLGSGESIDSIDCAFVGGTKNIDTVLEKLVEKKSRSIVVNAVRIETVVRTIEAMKRLGIFDEVVHVAVSRSAPIAGETMFKPENPVYIVVGKKQA; via the coding sequence ATGTCTGAAATAGTAAGTGTTAGCGGCGGTCCGACTAAACCGGAAATAATTGCAGTGTCCCTTTCCAAACTCGGGCTGAAGGACGGGGATCGGTTTGCAGATATAGGCTGCGGTACGGGCTCGGTCTCTATTGAAGCAGCCCGGATTACCCGGAACCTGACTATTTATGCAATCGATGCACGTAAAGAAGCTCTCTTTGCTACGGAAGCGAACTTTAAGAATTTCAAGATCGAAAATGCCAGGATCTTAGCCGGTGAAGCCTCGGATCTCCTTGGCTCAGGAGAGTCTATAGATTCAATTGACTGTGCGTTTGTTGGTGGAACTAAAAACATTGACACCGTACTTGAGAAGCTTGTTGAAAAAAAATCCCGCAGCATTGTGGTAAACGCAGTCCGCATTGAAACCGTTGTCAGAACGATCGAGGCTATGAAGAGGCTGGGTATTTTTGATGAGGTAGTCCACGTTGCAGTTTCGAGAAGTGCCCCGATTGCCGGAGAGACTATGTTCAAGCCCGAAAACCCTGTTTATATAGTTGTAGGAAAAAAACAAGCCTGA
- a CDS encoding cobalt-precorrin-4/precorrin-4 C(11)-methyltransferase: MERKVYFVGAGPGNPKLITVLGREMLEKADLVIYAGSLVNPEVLNYTKGEKVDSYGLTLDETTKLIADAVDAGKFVVRLHSGDPSLYGSVIEQMEELRKYDIEVERVAGVSSVFASAASLGTQLTLNGVSDTLIITRPAGKTLEKDLIPELSAYNTTMAIFLGTQKIREIMEKVQCPKDTPVAVVFHASWEDEEVITGTVEDIADKVKDAGIKRSAMIIIGGVVDPKNYRRSYLYGVAQEPL; this comes from the coding sequence ATGGAAAGAAAAGTATATTTTGTAGGGGCAGGCCCTGGAAACCCTAAACTGATTACCGTATTGGGGCGGGAGATGCTTGAAAAAGCGGACCTTGTTATATACGCGGGCTCTCTGGTAAACCCAGAAGTCCTTAACTACACAAAGGGAGAGAAAGTAGACAGTTACGGGCTTACCCTTGATGAAACCACGAAACTAATTGCCGATGCCGTGGATGCAGGAAAGTTCGTGGTACGCCTTCACAGCGGAGATCCTTCTCTTTACGGGTCTGTTATAGAGCAGATGGAAGAGTTGAGAAAATACGATATAGAAGTCGAAAGGGTAGCAGGCGTCTCGTCTGTCTTTGCAAGTGCAGCCTCTCTGGGCACCCAGCTGACTCTCAACGGTGTTTCCGATACTCTTATTATCACCCGCCCTGCGGGAAAAACCCTGGAAAAAGACCTTATCCCCGAGCTTTCTGCCTATAATACCACCATGGCAATTTTCCTTGGCACGCAGAAGATCAGGGAAATTATGGAAAAAGTCCAGTGCCCTAAAGATACGCCTGTTGCAGTTGTTTTCCATGCGTCCTGGGAAGATGAAGAAGTCATCACAGGGACTGTTGAAGATATTGCAGATAAGGTGAAAGATGCAGGGATCAAGCGCTCGGCAATGATAATCATCGGTGGGGTTGTTGACCCTAAAAACTACAGGAGGTCCTATCTATACGGAGTGGCCCAGGAACCGTTGTAA
- a CDS encoding cobalt-factor II C(20)-methyltransferase codes for MLIGIGLGPGDPELLTLKAVNVLKNSDKVYVPGRLAKDLVAPYADAEILEFPMIRDIEVLNALWKENADRVAEESRKGTVAFGLIGDPNFFSTFSHLKKVMNRYYPDVETATVPGISSITSFAARTDVAVENSFEVSDGSEIGYKIHLKATQPRKIMEQLEAEGYREFIFAERLFSDNELIISKKEDIPVKGNYFSIIYGKK; via the coding sequence ATGTTGATAGGAATAGGACTTGGTCCCGGAGACCCTGAGCTTCTGACCCTGAAAGCAGTGAATGTTTTGAAAAACAGCGATAAGGTATATGTTCCAGGACGCCTGGCAAAAGACCTTGTAGCCCCTTATGCGGATGCCGAAATCCTCGAGTTTCCCATGATAAGGGATATCGAAGTTCTGAATGCCCTCTGGAAAGAAAATGCAGATCGTGTGGCAGAAGAGTCTAGAAAAGGAACCGTAGCTTTCGGGCTTATAGGTGACCCTAACTTTTTCTCTACTTTCTCCCACCTTAAAAAGGTCATGAACAGGTATTACCCGGATGTTGAGACTGCAACGGTGCCGGGAATAAGTTCCATCACATCTTTTGCTGCAAGGACTGACGTAGCAGTCGAGAATTCCTTTGAGGTCAGTGATGGCTCTGAGATCGGGTATAAGATCCACCTTAAAGCCACACAGCCAAGAAAGATTATGGAACAGCTAGAAGCTGAAGGATACAGGGAGTTTATTTTCGCAGAGAGGCTCTTTTCGGACAATGAACTGATTATTAGTAAGAAAGAAGATATCCCGGTAAAAGGAAACTATTTCAGCATCATCTATGGAAAGAAATGA
- a CDS encoding cobalamin biosynthesis protein CbiG, whose translation MFRKAFENYGAIVAVFATGIVVRDIAPLLDNKWSDPAVVVVDSNLNFAIPLLGGHHGANEISRKIAELGAVPVLTTATEVHSKPSVEGIADKFGCEIFNKESTIAVNCALLDQQVEVLEVTGPRIVIVDEDVSVLVRKKQAAEVKDESAGNS comes from the coding sequence GTGTTCAGGAAAGCCTTTGAAAACTACGGGGCAATCGTTGCAGTCTTTGCTACAGGAATTGTGGTAAGGGACATTGCCCCTCTTCTCGATAATAAGTGGTCAGACCCTGCAGTGGTAGTTGTGGACTCTAACCTGAATTTCGCAATTCCCCTCCTTGGAGGGCATCACGGGGCAAACGAGATTTCCCGAAAGATTGCGGAATTGGGTGCAGTTCCTGTGCTCACCACAGCCACTGAGGTTCACAGTAAACCCTCTGTTGAGGGAATTGCTGATAAGTTTGGCTGTGAAATCTTCAATAAAGAATCCACAATCGCTGTAAACTGTGCCCTCCTTGATCAGCAGGTAGAGGTTCTTGAGGTTACAGGGCCCAGGATTGTTATTGTGGATGAGGACGTTTCCGTGCTTGTGAGAAAAAAACAAGCTGCTGAAGTAAAGGATGAAAGTGCCGGAAACAGTTAA